The Agarilytica rhodophyticola genome has a window encoding:
- a CDS encoding nuclear transport factor 2 family protein, which translates to MTTNEARVQEVRQTMDNLIQTATSYDIDTLDSIYHDKLQVVMVDTEDNVNTADKQAFKGIFKSKRDAGDPPMSTWAKFHRIDVEGDQAHVVLSRKNNLSGQDMVLVLSIDLIFEDGRWQVIREFIFLRPEEK; encoded by the coding sequence ATGACAACCAATGAAGCTCGTGTTCAAGAAGTTCGCCAGACAATGGATAACTTAATTCAAACTGCCACCAGTTATGATATCGATACGCTTGATAGTATCTATCACGATAAACTTCAGGTCGTTATGGTAGATACCGAAGACAATGTTAATACCGCTGATAAGCAGGCATTTAAAGGCATATTTAAATCTAAGCGTGATGCAGGCGATCCTCCTATGAGCACCTGGGCAAAGTTCCATCGTATTGATGTAGAAGGAGACCAAGCTCATGTTGTGTTATCTCGTAAAAATAATTTAAGTGGCCAGGATATGGTACTTGTCTTAAGTATTGATCTGATATTTGAAGATGGGCGCTGGCAAGTCATACGAGAATTCATTTTTTTACGCCCCGAAGAAAAATAA
- a CDS encoding Kelch repeat-containing protein: MKYIVSLVVLFSTLFCNTLCAVEKYPLLPAPVSNNAVTMVSNQTGDYILSFMGLGKNKDYSAVHNKVYALKLGDKVWQAKNPVPSSLRLKGRLASIAVAVKDQAYIFGGYTVAKDHSEISSPDNFRYDVAKDSYYPISAMPVAVDDAIALVYQNRYIYLISGWHNDGNVNLVQVYDTKLNSWQQASPLPGNAVFGHAGGIVGDKILLCDGVRVQVHQNKRRSFSMENACYLGTIQENTPYKIDWHKVKHPTGKGRYRMAATGYQGDIWFYGGSENPYNYNGIGYNKEPSLPTKEIWRFNLAKKRWSVSQANTSSMDHRGLITYKDQLLVVGGMGKEQKVLNMIQVVHQ, encoded by the coding sequence ATGAAATACATAGTCAGTCTTGTCGTACTTTTTAGCACATTATTTTGTAATACATTGTGCGCAGTTGAAAAGTACCCTCTTCTACCCGCTCCTGTGAGTAATAATGCCGTTACTATGGTTAGCAACCAAACAGGGGATTATATACTCAGTTTTATGGGCTTAGGAAAAAACAAAGATTACAGCGCTGTCCACAATAAAGTATATGCTCTAAAACTTGGAGATAAAGTTTGGCAAGCGAAGAATCCGGTTCCCTCTTCCCTTAGATTAAAAGGCCGCCTGGCAAGTATTGCAGTCGCAGTTAAAGATCAAGCCTATATTTTTGGCGGTTATACCGTAGCAAAAGATCACAGTGAAATATCCAGCCCAGATAACTTTCGTTACGATGTGGCAAAAGATAGTTATTACCCAATAAGCGCTATGCCTGTTGCTGTAGATGATGCCATCGCTTTGGTCTATCAAAACAGATACATTTATTTGATCAGCGGCTGGCACAATGATGGCAACGTTAATTTAGTGCAAGTATACGATACTAAACTCAATAGTTGGCAACAAGCTTCTCCTCTCCCCGGGAATGCCGTATTTGGACATGCAGGAGGTATTGTTGGAGATAAAATACTGCTTTGCGATGGTGTTCGTGTACAAGTACATCAAAATAAAAGACGCAGTTTTTCAATGGAAAACGCATGCTACTTAGGTACTATACAAGAAAACACTCCGTATAAAATAGATTGGCATAAAGTAAAGCATCCAACAGGTAAAGGGCGCTATCGTATGGCAGCTACAGGCTACCAAGGTGATATATGGTTTTATGGTGGCTCTGAAAATCCTTATAATTATAATGGTATCGGTTACAATAAAGAACCATCCCTACCAACAAAAGAGATATGGCGTTTTAACCTAGCAAAAAAACGATGGTCTGTTAGTCAGGCAAACACCAGTAGTATGGATCATAGAGGATTAATAACGTATAAAGACCAACTATTAGTTGTAGGTGGTATGGGAAAAGAACAAAAAGTGTTAAATATGATTCAAGTTGTCCATCAATAA
- the speB gene encoding agmatinase — MYSTINDVKPNSVVLLGMPFDDYSSYLKGPAKAPAIIRQMMQCDASNTSTELGRELGDHPLIVDIGDMTWQHPGQAFAVLEHTIAEVVMRSGKPLTFGGDHSITFPILKGLAKHHQDITILHFDAHPDLYDILDNNPLSHACPFARIMENNFARRLVQVGIRTLNQHQREQAERFNVEIYEMKNWCGSDQIKLDGPVYITIDIDALDPAFAPGVSHHEPGGLTVRQILDVIQSIDVPVIGADIVEYNPTRDINDMTAAVVNKLYKEVCGKMLDC; from the coding sequence ATGTACTCAACAATAAACGATGTGAAGCCTAATAGTGTAGTTTTGCTCGGTATGCCGTTTGATGATTATTCTTCGTATTTAAAAGGGCCTGCCAAGGCACCGGCTATTATTCGTCAGATGATGCAGTGCGATGCCAGTAATACGAGTACGGAGTTGGGGAGGGAATTAGGTGACCATCCCCTAATTGTGGATATTGGCGATATGACATGGCAGCATCCTGGACAAGCCTTTGCCGTACTAGAACATACTATCGCTGAAGTGGTTATGCGCAGTGGTAAACCTTTAACCTTTGGTGGCGATCATTCCATTACTTTTCCGATTTTAAAAGGTTTAGCTAAGCATCATCAGGATATTACTATTCTTCATTTCGACGCTCATCCAGACCTTTACGACATTCTTGATAATAATCCCCTCTCTCATGCTTGTCCGTTTGCACGTATTATGGAAAATAATTTCGCTCGCAGGCTTGTTCAAGTCGGTATTCGTACTTTAAACCAACATCAGCGCGAGCAGGCCGAGCGTTTTAATGTTGAAATTTATGAGATGAAGAATTGGTGCGGATCAGACCAAATTAAACTAGACGGCCCCGTTTATATCACTATCGATATTGATGCCTTAGATCCTGCTTTTGCTCCAGGCGTTTCCCACCATGAACCTGGGGGTCTAACTGTTAGGCAAATACTAGATGTTATTCAGTCTATTGATGTGCCGGTTATTGGTGCTGATATTGTTGAATACAATCCTACTCGTGATATTAACGATATGACTGCTGCGGTTGTTAACAAGTTATATAAAGAAGTGTGTGGCAAGATGCTGGATTGTTAA
- a CDS encoding AAA family ATPase — translation MRKVVIFGNSGSGKSTLAKALCQDEELSHLDLDTVAWLPSDPPQRKPISDAKLEVDDFINASDTWVVEGCYSDLLALVLTQASEIIFMNLSVEDCIANAKKRPWEPHKYVSKAEQDANLEMLIDWISQYPTREDVFSRSSHEALFNSYHGKKTMYTSNKNM, via the coding sequence TTGAGAAAAGTTGTAATATTTGGTAATTCAGGCTCTGGTAAGTCCACTCTTGCTAAGGCTTTGTGTCAAGATGAGGAGCTGTCTCATTTAGATTTGGATACGGTCGCTTGGTTGCCAAGTGATCCTCCTCAGAGAAAACCTATAAGTGATGCCAAGCTAGAAGTGGATGATTTTATTAATGCCAGTGATACTTGGGTGGTTGAAGGGTGTTATTCTGATTTACTAGCGCTAGTTCTCACTCAAGCAAGTGAAATAATATTTATGAATTTATCGGTCGAGGACTGTATTGCTAATGCCAAAAAACGACCTTGGGAACCACACAAATATGTCTCTAAAGCCGAGCAGGATGCAAATTTAGAGATGCTTATTGATTGGATTAGTCAATATCCCACAAGGGAGGATGTGTTTTCCAGGTCATCTCATGAAGCTTTGTTTAATAGTTATCATGGTAAGAAAACTATGTATACGTCAAATAAGAATATGTAA
- a CDS encoding enoyl-CoA hydratase/isomerase family protein, which produces MMPPITYTHENGVATITLNNPPQNRMSAAVAEGLTAAIQDLAERTDTRVLLLKAEGPDFSYGADIQSWAGQPAKDFSESIAGGVMMTKVFQDFPFPIIVAVQGYCGGGGFEMALRGDIIIAADNAEFCHSEASIAVFTFLGGVQRVADRVGRTKAMQWALTSERVNAQTALDTGLVNEVVPVADLHTRAQEWVDRLKDSATLSHAAHKKLLRAWSDGGVEAADALMAEMAGDILVSEDAQACLPEAIKAVEDGRARPQFIFKGK; this is translated from the coding sequence ATGATGCCACCAATCACTTATACTCATGAAAATGGAGTTGCAACAATTACCCTTAATAACCCACCTCAAAACCGCATGTCTGCAGCAGTTGCAGAAGGGTTAACAGCTGCAATACAGGATCTAGCCGAAAGAACAGACACGCGAGTGTTACTTTTAAAAGCTGAAGGCCCGGATTTTAGTTACGGCGCCGATATACAGTCTTGGGCTGGTCAGCCTGCCAAAGATTTTAGTGAAAGTATTGCTGGCGGTGTGATGATGACCAAAGTCTTTCAGGACTTTCCTTTCCCAATTATCGTTGCGGTGCAAGGTTATTGTGGCGGCGGTGGTTTTGAAATGGCCCTAAGAGGTGACATTATCATCGCCGCAGATAATGCTGAGTTTTGTCATTCAGAAGCCAGTATAGCGGTCTTCACATTCCTCGGAGGTGTGCAACGTGTTGCTGATAGGGTAGGCCGTACCAAGGCTATGCAGTGGGCTTTAACCTCAGAGCGTGTCAATGCACAGACTGCTCTGGACACAGGCCTTGTCAACGAAGTTGTCCCTGTTGCAGATCTTCACACGCGAGCTCAAGAGTGGGTCGACCGTCTAAAAGATAGTGCAACTCTTTCTCATGCCGCTCATAAGAAACTCCTGCGTGCATGGTCTGATGGCGGTGTAGAGGCAGCAGATGCTTTGATGGCAGAAATGGCTGGTGACATTCTTGTCTCGGAAGATGCACAAGCTTGTCTGCCGGAAGCAATTAAAGCCGTTGAAGATGGGCGTGCACGTCCGCAATTCATTTTTAAAGGCAAATAA